CGGCGTAGCCGAGGCCCGTGCTGTTGCTCGGCAGGTGCAGCACGATGCCGTCCGTGCCGTCCTCGCCGTCGGCGCCGAAGGTGAGGTCGGCGCGGCCGTAGCCGGAGAGGTCCGACAGCGACACCGACGAGCCGAACAGATCGCCGCTCTCGGTGGAGCCGGGGATGCCGGCCGTGTCCTGTGAGATGCCGATCGAGCCGGTGCCGGTCAGGCCGGACGCCGTGCCCTTGACGAGGATCGCGTTGCCCGCGTTGGAGCGGTTGACGCCGTCGCGGGTGAGGTCCTCTCCGGGGGCGCCGGACAGGGCGTCCGCGTAGCCGTCGGCGTTGTAGTCGCCGACCGAGACCGAGGTGCCGAAGGCGTCGCCGGACTCGTTGCCGCCCGGGACGTACGCCGTGTCCTGGTGGATCGTCGTCATGCCGGTGGTGGTGAAGCCGGTGGACGTGCCGGGGACCATGGTGATCTGGCCGCCCGACTTGCCGCCCGACTCGGACGTGACCGGCTGGCCGATGACGATGTCGTCGTAGCCGTTGCCGTTGACGTCACCGGCGGCGATCGAGCGGCCGCCCCTGACGGAGATGACCCCCACCTTGGTCAGTCCGGTCGCCGAGCCCGCGAAGCGGACGACGCGGCCGATGCCGCCGGTGTCGCGGTAGTTGAGGGCGACGTCCGCGTAGCCGTCCCGGTTGAAGTCGCCGGTCGCGGCGTCCAGGTAGGCGACGGAGCCGGTGGCGGAGGTGAGCGTGCCGTACGTGTACTTGCCGCTGCTCAGCCGGACGTTGTAGTTGCCGCCCTTGCCGGTGCCGGCCGCGAACACGTCCGCCTTGCCGTCGCCGTTGAAGTCGCCGACGGTGACGGTGGAGCCGAGCTTGGCGCCGGCCGCCGTGACCCCGGTGGTGGTGTAGGAGAAACCGGTGTTGAGCGCCGGGCCGTACATCACCGAGACCTGGCCGCGGTCGGCGTTGCCACTGGTGTCGTCCTCGCCGGGGGAGCCGATCGCGAGGTCGGCGTAGCCGTCGCCGTTGACGTCGCCCCAGGCGGTGGAGGAGCCGAAGTTGTCGCCGGTCTCGGTCGAGTCGGGGACGCCGGTGCTGTTCTGGGTGAGCGAGACCTTCGCGGCGGTGACCGGGCCGTCGACGCTGCCCGGGATGACCTTGACCGTGTTCGCCTTCGGCACGCCCGCGACCAGGTCGGTCACGCCGTCCCGGTTGTAGTCGGAGGTGGCCAGGGCGTGCGAGATGCCCGGGGTCTTGGCGAGGGAGGCGATCCGCGACAGCTTCGGGTAGAGGTTCTTGCCGGGGCAGGCGGTGGCGTTGGTGTCCCGGTGGCCGAAGACTCGCGGCAGGGTGACCTGCTGGCCCAGCGGGATCTTGTTGCCGCTGTACCCCTGTTCCGAGCCGGACGTCAGCGTGACCTTGCCGGTCGGGTCGATGCCGTACATCCCGAACTTCCAGGCGATGATCCGGGCGATCGCGTCGAGCGCGATCTTGCTCGGCTGGGCCGACTCGTAGTTGCCGATGTACGAGATGCCGAGCGTGTTGGTGTTGAAGCCGGCGTCGTGGGCGCCGATCACCGGCAGGTCCATGCCGCCGCTGCGGCCCTCGAAGATCTGGCCGCACCTGTCGACGACGAAGTTGTAGCCGATGTCGTAGTAGCCGCGGGCGAAGTGCCCCTGCTGGATGGAGCGCATCCGTTCCCGGGACTCGGCGCAGGAGAGCTTGTTGTCGCTGTCCATGCCGGTGTGGTGGATGACGGCGGCCTTGATCTCGGTGCCGTACTCCGGTGTGCCGTCGTAGTCCGTGGAGGCGCCCCACCCGGCCTGGGTGATGACCGGCGGCTTGACGACCGTGGAGGGCCGGGGGGCGGGGACGGTGGGGGTGGGGGACGGGGAGGTCGATACGGAGGGGGAGGCGGAGGCGGAGGGAGAGGCGGATGTGGAGGCCGTGTCGCTGGGGGACGCGGTGGGGGTGTCGCTGGGCGACTGGGTGGGGGTGTCGGTCGCCGTGGGTGTGTCGGTCGCTGTCGGGGCGTCGGTCGTCGTCGGCGTTTCTGCGGGCGCCGTGGTCTCCGCCGTGAACGCGGCCGGTTCCAGGGCGCCCACGGACGGCGAGCCCTTCGGGTCCGTGCCCGGGTCCAGCAGCTTGACGTCCATGCCGGCCGGCTGGCCGTTCGCCTCGGTGCCGTCCGTGTTCACGAGGCGTACCTCGACGCCGTCGGCGTCACCGGTCCACATCGATTCGGTACCGCCGCGCAGGGCCGCCCGCTCGGCCTCGGCGCCGTCGGCCTGGGACGCCTCGACCTCGAGCTTCTGCCAGCCCGACCACTTGCCGGTCGTCAGATACCGGGTGCGCACCTCGGGCGTGCCCTTGGCCTTCGCCTCGGGGTCGTCCCAGGTCACGAGGAGGGCGCTGAACCGGTCCGTGTCCTGCTTGGGCAGGCTCTTGCGGCCCCCGCTCTGGTTCTTGAGCTTCACCGTGTGGACGGACGGCTTGCGTCCCTGGGCTCTGCCGTCCGACGGCGCCGACGGATCGGCCATCGCGTAAGTGACGACACCCGCCCCGCTCAGGACGACCGCTCCGATGGTCAGCCAGGCCCGTCTCTTGAGACTGAGCGGTCTGTACGCACGGGTACTGCGAGGACTCACTACCCCACCCCTAGAAAAATGGTCACCAACACACCACCTGTCACACAGGTGGCACTCGCACAGCGCACAGACGTGGCCAAATGTCACCGGTGGTGTGGACCTGGTGAGCCGGAGGCGATGATCCAAAGGTGATCCAAAGGTGATCCAAAGGTGTGACCTGTGATGTTTCTGAGGCGGAATCCGCTGGAAGTTGCATGGATCTCATCAACAAGGGGGCCGACCGCGTGCCGTGCGCGGTCGAGATGCGTCCGTACGCGACGGCCTTCGTCACCCGCCTCACCACCCGGAACCGGCTACCCCTGGACTACTCCGTGGCCAGCCTGCGCGTCGTCGACTTCCTGATCGACGGGCTGCGCAAGGGCGGCGGCGAGCGGGAACGGGTGCGGGAGACGTTGTTCGGGCTCGGTGCGTACGTCGGTGAGGTGCTGGTCCGCCGGGCAGGAGCGGTGTGGCTGGACTTCGACGCCGAGCAGCGGGCCTATTTCGGCCAGCCGGTCGGGGTGCGGATGCCGGACGGGCGGGCGTGGAACCCCCTCGGCAAGGTCCACAACCGCTTCGACACGGGCGGGCCCGAGGAGTCGCTCCGCACCTTCTACCTCACCCTGCACGGCCGGGCACGGAGGGCGGCCTGAGCGGACTGTGACACTTTTGAGGGATTCGGCGCTGATCATCGTGGGGGCGGGGACAGAGGCGGCGGTGCCGCACGCTGTGGATCCGCCCCAGACTCCGTACGGACGAGGACAGTTCTTGGGCCAGGGAGGCGAACCCCGCCGCGTGCAGGTGTACGACGGGGAACTGGGCGCGGCCGTGGCGCGGGCCCAGGAAGGTGACGAGGCCGCCTTCGCGGTCGCCTACCGGCTGGTGCAGCCCGGGTTGCTCGGGTACCTGCGCGGGCTCGTCGGCGACGACGCGGAGGACGTGGCGTCCGACGCCTGGCTGGAGATCTCCCGCGACCTCGGGCGGTTCAAGGGCGACGGCGCCGGGTTCCGCGGCTGGAGCGCGACGATCGCCCGGCACCGGGCACTGGACCATCTGCGCCGGCAGAAGGTACGGCCCCGGTCGTCGGCGCTCGAGCAGGACGTGCTGGACCTGCCCGGCCCGCACAGCACGCACGACCAGGCGCTGGAGTCACTCTCCACGGAGTACGCGCTGGAACTGGTCCGCGGGCTGCCGCGCGACCAGGCGGAGGCCGTGCTGCTGCGGGTGGTCGTGGGCCTCGACGGCCCCGCCGCCGCCCGCGTCCTCGGCAAGCGCCCCGGCGCGGTCCGCACGGCCGCGTACCGGGGTCTGAAACGTCTGGCACGCCAGCTGGGCACCGAGGGTGTGACGGATGAGACGCCCCGGACGCTGGGGGAGTCGACATGACGGACGACGCCGACAGGGCGCCGAAGCGTCAGGACGGACCGGCCGCGCCGACAGGGCGGGGCGGGTCGAGCAGGCCGGACCGGC
The nucleotide sequence above comes from Streptomyces sp. NL15-2K. Encoded proteins:
- a CDS encoding RNA polymerase sigma factor, yielding MGQGGEPRRVQVYDGELGAAVARAQEGDEAAFAVAYRLVQPGLLGYLRGLVGDDAEDVASDAWLEISRDLGRFKGDGAGFRGWSATIARHRALDHLRRQKVRPRSSALEQDVLDLPGPHSTHDQALESLSTEYALELVRGLPRDQAEAVLLRVVVGLDGPAAARVLGKRPGAVRTAAYRGLKRLARQLGTEGVTDETPRTLGEST
- a CDS encoding N-acetylmuramoyl-L-alanine amidase, whose product is MSPRSTRAYRPLSLKRRAWLTIGAVVLSGAGVVTYAMADPSAPSDGRAQGRKPSVHTVKLKNQSGGRKSLPKQDTDRFSALLVTWDDPEAKAKGTPEVRTRYLTTGKWSGWQKLEVEASQADGAEAERAALRGGTESMWTGDADGVEVRLVNTDGTEANGQPAGMDVKLLDPGTDPKGSPSVGALEPAAFTAETTAPAETPTTTDAPTATDTPTATDTPTQSPSDTPTASPSDTASTSASPSASASPSVSTSPSPTPTVPAPRPSTVVKPPVITQAGWGASTDYDGTPEYGTEIKAAVIHHTGMDSDNKLSCAESRERMRSIQQGHFARGYYDIGYNFVVDRCGQIFEGRSGGMDLPVIGAHDAGFNTNTLGISYIGNYESAQPSKIALDAIARIIAWKFGMYGIDPTGKVTLTSGSEQGYSGNKIPLGQQVTLPRVFGHRDTNATACPGKNLYPKLSRIASLAKTPGISHALATSDYNRDGVTDLVAGVPKANTVKVIPGSVDGPVTAAKVSLTQNSTGVPDSTETGDNFGSSTAWGDVNGDGYADLAIGSPGEDDTSGNADRGQVSVMYGPALNTGFSYTTTGVTAAGAKLGSTVTVGDFNGDGKADVFAAGTGKGGNYNVRLSSGKYTYGTLTSATGSVAYLDAATGDFNRDGYADVALNYRDTGGIGRVVRFAGSATGLTKVGVISVRGGRSIAAGDVNGNGYDDIVIGQPVTSESGGKSGGQITMVPGTSTGFTTTGMTTIHQDTAYVPGGNESGDAFGTSVSVGDYNADGYADALSGAPGEDLTRDGVNRSNAGNAILVKGTASGLTGTGSIGISQDTAGIPGSTESGDLFGSSVSLSDLSGYGRADLTFGADGEDGTDGIVLHLPSNSTGLGYAESVIFSKTTLGTPTDGRLGQTLTP